Within Quercus lobata isolate SW786 chromosome 5, ValleyOak3.0 Primary Assembly, whole genome shotgun sequence, the genomic segment tttatttgaaaACCTTCGACTCCATTAGCTTGGTGGAGGATGGTGATACCAGCTGCGTCTGAGTGAGGTGTGAGACCTACAACCAGCTCTGGCTGTGGGCATGGAGGATAGTAGGTCATCCTCACAGATTGCATCCCATCTTCAAACAACTCCTCCATCTCTCCCATTTCCATCTCTAGGAGCTCTCCCAAATAACCAAAAAGTTGCATAGCAAGTCTTTGTGACTCCAATAAGTAAGCCTCCAAAGTTTCTCTAGTGAAAACAGAAAATTAGTTTAGTGACCCAAAActtaagcttaaaaaaaaaaaaaaaaagaaggggaaagctacaaattttactaaaaacaaacttatataacaataaatataattgatgctactttaacaatattaaaaaaaaatataattttttttgttgtgaatAACGATGTCTTAGTTTGTAAagcttatgaaaaaaaaatgatatatgagagagagagagagagagagagagagagagagggaacctcAAAGATGAAGGGAGCTCTGGAAAGAGATAAGGCTTTCGTCTATGAAGAGGGTTTATTATCATATACATCCTATCACCCCAGTCAAGCCTTTGGTTATCGGATCGGACCACGGTTCCATAGCCTTGAACGTCACCTGGCCTTATCTTGTACTTCATTTTTTCTTCCAAAGGAAGCTTGAAGAATCCTTCAATCTCATCATTCAGCTTCTCCAAGAGTGAAGAACTAACTCCATGATTTACCAACTGCGCAACAACAATATGACAACTATTAGGTTGTTTACTTGAGAAGAAAGTGATAATATCTTTTCCAATGCATGCAGCCAAGAAAATCTACAAAGACACATGAATTTCACAAAAAGTGAAATGTAAGCCCAAACTATCATGTTTGTTAATGAATtgaaaactaattaaaaataatagttGAGAAAAAAACCTGAAAGAGACCCCATTCTTTGCAACATTCATGCAACTTCATTTTTTCCAAGTCTTTAGTTTCTAGGGAAACAAGTTGTTTCATGTCGATTGTGGGGATTGGTATAGGGGTTTCTAGAATTGGAGGGTTTTGACCAACGCGAACATAGCGTTCTGGGACTGTGTTTTTGGGGTCTTTGGCGAGCTCTTCCTCGATGCTCAGGACTAAATGAGAAGAACTAGCTAGACACACTGGCAGTGAAGATGCCATTGCTTAATTTGCCGATCCAAGTTCACCTACTATTATCATGGTGTGATGTGTACTTATATAGCCAGATAATTTTTGCAACAACGTGTGTCATATAAATTCTAGCTAGTACTAACTTTTACAAGGTTATTGAAGAAATATACCAGAGTGGGAAAATTcataaagaaatggaagagaAGTCAACCTAGAATGGAGGAGAAAAGTGAAAGAGAAAAGGcta encodes:
- the LOC115991969 gene encoding protein SRG1-like, which produces MASSLPVCLASSSHLVLSIEEELAKDPKNTVPERYVRVGQNPPILETPIPIPTIDMKQLVSLETKDLEKMKLHECCKEWGLFQLVNHGVSSSLLEKLNDEIEGFFKLPLEEKMKYKIRPGDVQGYGTVVRSDNQRLDWGDRMYMIINPLHRRKPYLFPELPSSLRETLEAYLLESQRLAMQLFGYLGELLEMEMGEMEELFEDGMQSVRMTYYPPCPQPELVVGLTPHSDAAGITILHQANGVEGFQIKKDGVWIPVNFLPNAFVVNMGDILEILSNGLYNSIEHRANVNPEKERISIAMFFNPKFEAEFGPASSMLNPNNPPLFRRVGMEKYVKDFFSRSLNGRTYLDYMRIKNGEANSAN